The genomic segment gggtttaaaaaaactcaaattctttgggtttttaaaaaaaacttgaattatttgagatttataatgCCCCAGAGCTGAAAAATTGCTCAAATCTGattatactccagctaaaacctgtcgaggtcttcATGGtgcgattcaaggtttttttttgctggaaatttgagtttttcaccccaaattcactgattcaagttttttccattcaagtttttttttttacaaacattgtTGTGAGTtctttgaggtataaaaaaacctcactaactcgacctttgataaataacccccagtgttaaaaaagcacaatttgccATGTTGCTTCACACACTACAGGATTTCTTCCCAAGATTCCACATTCCAGTCAGTGGCAGATGTAACTTTCTCTACCATGCTGCACTAAATTGCTGtataagggcccttactcacgggcgtttgaagctgtgctcccctgcgttctggttttATGAGTTCAGTCGCAtcggagcgcaggagtagacgtgctgaattcttttaaaatgcggctgtactcacacagacgcatgtaagcgctgaacgcaggaaaaatgcaacatgctgtgtctcaACAAGTTTCTGTGTGAAGAATTCAGCATGTGAATTCTggaaaaaagatagaaaaaactGCATAGGAGCAATTTaaacagaaacccgttatccagaaagctcttaaataCAATCATCTTCCATAGTCCAATTCAAATGAGCAATCCTTTATTCCTAAATAAATCCTAGATTTGACtaaattactttttctctgtaacaatcgTTCCTTGTACTTCAGGATAACTAAGGCATAAATTCACATAATCTTCATAAATCTATTAGaaacattatgcagaaaaccccagccCCCAAGTACTACAGATATCCTGTCATACCTGTCATTTTTATTCCAGGATTTCCTTAAGACTAATGTATAAAGGCAGAGGGAGAAACAACCTTATATGACATTAACCTTAACTTGCATGTTTGAATGGTATTGTAAGGGTTTGTAACTGACAGACTGATGCATTGTTCATTGTAACATACTACTCTGGCCGCTCCCAGGCACTAAACACATGAAgggatatatatctatacacacacacagcccattttacacttatttaacTAGTGTTCATTTCTTTTCCAGATACATATACATCACATTGGCCCACTTCTCCACCCATGGgcataactaaagaggaagcagaccctgtggtttcAGGGGTTCCtggtaaggccctaattaatgagagaTTTCAATATCTTTGTAGAATAGGTCAACTCACCAATGTTTTGGGACcctaaattgtatttgctgtggggcaaaGTAACATCTATTTACACCTCTTTTAGTAAAAGAccctgaaataaatgtgcttaatTTAAATGTACCTCTGTATTATTATGTTAATGAGTTTACCTTCCCTTTAACGATTGCTAGTGAAAGCACAATGTGAGTTACTGATTAGCAAAGCAATACTTGTTGTGTTTCCATCCCAGAAACATCAATATGTTCTCAATTGAGGTATAATGTGTAACGATGTTATATGTTGTGAATTCAAACCCAAATACATATCAATGACAATAGAGGGTGGGGCACGGGTGGGTCAGGTATTTAAGGGGCACACATGGGCAGTAAGCCATAGGATTGTCTGATTGCAGGCTTGGTTCTAGAAGCAGATCTGGCAGCAGTGAGTTGTGGTACAGGAATGGTCATTCTCTCCATCCCAAGCAAAGAACAGGTAAGGACAACAATCCCACAatcttttgctttgttttattattgcccttatttaaaggttaaaCTATATAAACATggcttttttgtaaataaatgtattggtGTGACACAGAAACGAACGGTTTGTTACTATATAGTTATTTGTATTATATGGATCATATAtttacactgtattatatttatatcgcACATTTCTTCGGTTTCTGCAGATTTGTTGAAACTAGTAACGTTTTCCTGTAGCTGACAATGTAGCCTATTTCATTGCTATTCACTGCAGGGACTGTTCATATATAACTGCTGCAGGGAGAAACTTCCAGTCACCGCTCCTAGTTTCACTGGTGCCTGCTTTCTTATTGGAGTCCAAATACCACTGGTCTGGAGGCTGTAAGGGGCCACTGTGGCAAAAGTTGAGAACCTCTTTTCTAAAACTTAGGGAGAATGAAATAATGAGCACTTTAAAACCACAGtaaaaatcctatacaagtgACTAGaaagatgtgaattttttttctctgtactctGGGGTCAGTAGTAATTTCACCTCATTGAATTTGCTCCATAGTCTCTATTTGAGATCTATCAGAGATTCAAAAAATCTAAAGTtagagggctcatttatcaatgtgcaggtacagtgtcggactggcccaccgggataccaggaaaactcccggtgggccaaggtattagtgggccctcatgctgttaaacatttggcctatttcatggccattccctatttataggaagctaaatagatagaataatagtatgtaaagaatagagtgaggagaggaagaaaaatagtactgagtgggcccctggtctaaggtttttgggtgggtccctggtgtcccagtccgacactgtccaggTACAATTGATTTTTCTTGGGAATTTGGCCCATAAATGGAGGTCTTGCACCTATCCCATTGGCATCTCACTAAAAGTACAGGGTTTGATATTACTGCTCAGGACCGCcttcagaaatcgcagggccccatacaacaaaatttcctgggccccctgggatgcgcccaccgcaagccccacctacaggtacagggccccccctccacattataagaaaattggtggccatagCCCCTTAagcgtccatgccttcccgaagtcagcagctctcagaaagatgggggggcccggctaatcaataagtgtggccggggccccctacaactgtcccccccctgatggctgccctgttacTGCTGGTCTATAAACACAGGCAGTATAAGTTAGGCACAGTGTAGGAGTTCATATACTTGTGCCTCCGGGTACAATTTAGTAAATTTTGAGTGCGTCAAGTAACACAAACATCCATCCCTCCCTGCACCTTGTAATTGGTCACTTGAAACCTCATATTAGCCCTTTGATCTGCCTACAGCAGGGATACTCTTGCCATGTGGCAAAGTAAGAGCCTTGCCCCAGGTGATAGCGCTCTGCAAGTTACCATATGCACTAAAAACAGCTTCTGATCATTTTAAAAGCCAAACTTCCGATTAAATCAGAAATCTGGCTCACAATCTTCCCCAGATCCCCTCTGGCAcaggaaaggaaagccctggagggTGAGGCATCGCAAAAGCCACCTCAGGGCGGCACGGGGGCTGCAGTACTTCTTAGGTGTTATTAattatttaagatattttttacaatgctctttccatttttttcaggtgCCAGGAGATGACTCCTTCATAAAATCATCCTTACCTATAGGATCATCTGTTGCATCCAAGTGCAGCACAGACATAGACCTGGAAGCACAGATCTCCTTATTAACTGCTTACTGTCCATCATATTCACCTGACTTGTATTTACTTTGTGCTCATCCTACACACAAACCTGTGCTGCCAGTGAGTTTCAAGAACAACACATTGAATGCAGAAGGTACATGGATATGTAGCACAGACCTACTGCAGCCTTCTTTATTTAGGAACAGGCCAAGGCTTCTGCCACATGGCACcaaaatgtacaattttattCCTCATAGCACAGATGAATTGTGGGAAACGTCAGACTCGCTGCTGCATGGACATCGGTGTCATTCTGCTGACAAACATCTAGGAATTCTAAGTACTTCAaggaacataaagagaaacttcAAGCTGAAATATCTGCATCCCAAGAAGCGTTTACTACAGGAGTATTTATGGATGAAGCAAGATTCATGATTCTTTTATATTTGCTTGGGGACATTGCCTTTATTCAGTCTAGATATTGAGTGCTGTCATCTTATACTTAAAGCTCTCCATACTGACACTGCACAAAACACTTTTTAACATTTGATCAATAGAAATGGTTTATACTGttgcttttaataaatatatttagagtCTTTAGTACAAACtatgttttctttgtatttttaataGTTAAATAATTTAAGCTCGTGAATAATTAAAGGTATACAGACATGAGGTGCAGGCTTCGGGGGGGAACGTAGGTATCTACTCTCTCAAAACGTTGGCATTGTTAAGACCTGTAAATTAGGGAGCTCCAGTAAGTATATGGTGCCTACAAgctctgtgctctgcacctttcACCAGAATTTTAATCTCATATGAGCACAGTAATGTCCCACatttaaggtggcaatacatggcctataaaagctgccgaccgAATTGGCTGCTTATTGGGTTTCCCCGACTGATATCTGACTGAAAATCGGACAGGTTTAAATACCTGTTGGATTGAGAactgcattggtttgttgatgtggtcctcgatgtGAACTCCTGCATTCTCTGTGTCATAATCTGACCATTGGGCCTAGGTATACaccactcaaggtgggcatatcaggggcaagatccactcttttggtgatctctgagggatctgcccatgtatggctttAGTGCTGCGTGAACAAACCATACCGGGTGTAAATTTGCACCCCTTAGTTCCCAAGTACTTGCATCTGTTTAAATTGCCTTGGCTAAACTGTATTAGGTTTTCACTCTGAAACTAGCCATAGACCGGAAATTAAGTAGCTGATTCAGACCGAGTTGACAGCTTATTATTCCCCCTGCATGAGTCCTCCCTGACAGATATCTGGTCAAGAAATCAGCCAGATTCAGTCGTGATGACCTAAATTGccctccattatgatccgatcgtggcCCTGGGCCAAATGATGGAATCAGCCTGATTATGGTCCAGAACATAGGTGATTATATTGGGCAAAGATCTGCTGCTTATTTGATGACCTTGTCAATCAAGCAAATCTTAAgatgtattgccacctttaggctaATATCAGACAGGGTGGCCTCTGCTAATAGCTCCATTGTTTTcgaat from the Xenopus laevis strain J_2021 chromosome 9_10L, Xenopus_laevis_v10.1, whole genome shotgun sequence genome contains:
- the LOC108701404 gene encoding uncharacterized protein LOC108701404 isoform X2 yields the protein MVILSIPSKEQVPGDDSFIKSSLPIGSSVASKCSTDIDLEAQISLLTAYCPSYSPDLYLLCAHPTHKPVLPVSFKNNTLNAEAQMNCGKRQTRCCMDIGVILLTNI
- the LOC108701404 gene encoding uncharacterized protein LOC108701404 isoform X1, with the translated sequence MVILSIPSKEQVPGDDSFIKSSLPIGSSVASKCSTDIDLEAQISLLTAYCPSYSPDLYLLCAHPTHKPVLPVSFKNNTLNAEGTWICSTDLLQPSLFRNRPRLLPHGTKMYNFIPHSTDELWETSDSLLHGHRCHSADKHLGILSTSRNIKRNFKLKYLHPKKRLLQEYLWMKQDS